One window of Chamaesiphon minutus PCC 6605 genomic DNA carries:
- a CDS encoding ISAs1 family transposase: MKLKPKHSIAEHFDDIEDIRIERGKKHKLIDIITISICAVVCGADGWIDIEMYGIARKKWLEKFLELPNGIPSHDTFARVFSQINPDEFNKSFLSWIKGISKITAGEIIAFDGKQSRNSGDEKNGQGVINTVSAWAASNRLVLGQKKVEGKSNEITALPELIQILDLAGCIVTIDAMGCQREIVKKIVEKDADYVIAVKKNQPTLYKQVKQLFKQAIETQGKDLNLSSFNSREMNRGREEIRNYLMITDVAEQIDPLQKWKKLTSIGMVESVRVVGGKTSVETRYFISSLESDAQKLAEGIRSHWSIENSLHWVLDVAFKEDDSRIRKDNAPANFAILRHIAVNIISENKSRKLSVRSKRFLATLDEEYSTELLEAIL, from the coding sequence ATGAAGCTGAAGCCTAAGCATAGTATCGCAGAACACTTTGACGACATAGAAGACATTAGGATTGAACGTGGAAAAAAACATAAACTAATCGACATCATCACGATCTCCATTTGTGCTGTAGTATGTGGGGCGGACGGATGGATAGATATAGAAATGTATGGTATAGCCAGAAAAAAATGGTTAGAAAAGTTCCTAGAACTACCGAATGGAATCCCATCTCATGATACATTTGCTAGAGTATTTTCACAAATTAATCCTGATGAATTTAATAAATCATTCCTGAGTTGGATTAAAGGAATAAGTAAAATAACCGCAGGAGAAATAATTGCCTTTGATGGAAAACAATCTCGAAACTCAGGAGATGAAAAGAATGGTCAAGGTGTAATTAATACAGTCAGTGCCTGGGCTGCAAGTAATAGATTAGTATTAGGTCAAAAGAAAGTAGAAGGAAAATCTAATGAAATCACAGCACTTCCCGAACTGATTCAAATCTTGGATTTAGCAGGATGTATCGTTACCATCGACGCAATGGGATGTCAAAGAGAAATAGTCAAAAAAATCGTCGAAAAAGATGCAGATTATGTAATTGCTGTAAAAAAGAATCAACCGACCTTGTACAAACAAGTAAAGCAGCTATTTAAACAAGCAATTGAAACTCAGGGAAAAGACCTCAACCTGAGTAGCTTCAACAGTAGAGAGATGAATAGAGGTAGAGAAGAAATTCGTAATTATTTAATGATAACAGATGTTGCGGAGCAAATAGATCCACTGCAAAAATGGAAAAAGTTAACTAGTATTGGCATGGTAGAATCAGTTCGAGTTGTCGGCGGAAAGACGAGTGTAGAAACTCGTTATTTTATCAGTAGTCTAGAGAGCGATGCTCAAAAATTAGCAGAGGGAATTAGAAGTCATTGGTCGATAGAAAATTCTCTTCACTGGGTGCTTGATGTTGCTTTTAAAGAAGATGATAGTCGAATTAGGAAAGATAATGCTCCAGCTAATTTTGCGATTTTACGACATATAGCAGTTAACATAATTAGTGAAAATAAAAGTCGAAAGTTAAGTGTTAGAAGTAAGAGATTCTTGGCGACACTTGACGAAGAATATTCAACTGAACTTTTAGAAGCTATTTTGTAA
- a CDS encoding HhoA/HhoB/HtrA family serine endopeptidase: MKLSRLGYSIAAIALIIATFLPLPALAAVPTAAIAADNSGNSFVSKAVEQVGSAVVRIDTERTITRRLDPFFGDEALTGLPQQQLLRGQGSGFIIDRDGVILTNAHVVDRADKVTVILKDGRSFKGKVRGVDAVTDLAVIQVSGAKNLPVAELGDSDIVKVGDWAIAVGNPFGLDNTVTLGIVSTLKRASSTVGMTDKRLDFIQTDAAINPGNSGGPLLNGKGEVIGINTAIRADAIGIGFAIPINKAKTISTQLARGEKVSHPYLGVQMVTLTPEIAAENNNDPNALFQIPPVNGVLVVKVLPNTAASVAGMRRGDTILEVDGEAIHDANQLQNVMENSRVSQLLQVRILRDGKDRIVKVIPKDLIDEQN; the protein is encoded by the coding sequence ATGAAACTGTCAAGACTAGGTTATTCGATCGCGGCAATCGCTTTGATAATTGCGACATTCTTGCCTTTACCAGCACTAGCAGCGGTACCAACAGCCGCAATTGCTGCCGATAATAGCGGCAATAGTTTCGTGAGTAAAGCCGTCGAGCAAGTTGGCTCGGCAGTAGTAAGAATCGACACCGAGCGGACGATTACGCGGCGACTAGACCCATTTTTTGGAGATGAAGCTCTGACGGGATTGCCCCAACAGCAACTATTACGCGGCCAAGGTTCTGGCTTTATTATCGATCGAGATGGCGTAATTTTAACTAACGCACATGTAGTCGATCGAGCCGACAAGGTGACGGTGATTCTTAAAGACGGTCGCAGTTTTAAGGGTAAAGTGCGAGGAGTCGATGCAGTCACCGATCTGGCAGTCATTCAGGTCAGCGGTGCCAAAAATCTCCCTGTGGCTGAATTGGGTGACTCGGATATCGTCAAAGTCGGCGATTGGGCGATTGCCGTCGGTAACCCATTCGGATTAGACAATACTGTCACGCTAGGGATAGTCAGCACGCTCAAACGTGCCAGTTCCACCGTCGGTATGACCGACAAACGCCTCGATTTCATTCAAACCGATGCGGCAATCAATCCAGGCAATTCTGGCGGCCCCTTGCTCAATGGTAAAGGAGAAGTAATCGGTATCAATACTGCCATCCGTGCCGATGCGATCGGCATTGGCTTCGCGATTCCCATCAACAAAGCCAAAACGATTTCGACTCAATTAGCACGCGGTGAAAAAGTTTCTCACCCCTATCTCGGCGTCCAAATGGTCACTCTCACCCCAGAAATCGCCGCTGAGAATAATAACGATCCTAATGCTCTATTCCAAATTCCCCCAGTTAATGGGGTGCTAGTGGTCAAAGTGCTGCCGAATACAGCCGCATCTGTCGCTGGAATGCGCCGAGGCGATACCATTCTCGAAGTTGATGGCGAAGCAATTCACGATGCCAATCAATTGCAAAATGTGATGGAAAACAGCCGTGTCAGCCAATTACTTCAAGTTCGCATTTTACGAGATGGCAAAGATCGGATCGTGAAGGTTATTCCTAAAGACTTAATTGACGAGCAGAATTGA
- a CDS encoding IS982 family transposase, which yields MDLTELFCEIDDFCQDWLATFSSISFPANGNSLPKRCGLSLSEVMTISIHFHQSSYRTFKDYYLKNVCQNLTDYFPKLVSYNRMVELMPNVLIACLYYLNSRQGKVTGISFVDSTAIPVCHPKRIKRNKVFKETAKLSKSSMGWYFGFKLHLIINDCGEILSCKITPGNVDDRTHLPSMTQGISGKIFGDKGYIKKELFEELLNKGLQLITPLKSNMKNKLILMDDKISLRKRSLIETVNDQLKNICYLVHSRHRSLHNFMLNLITALIAYTHQPKKPSLKLDEPAQNFFSIVPI from the coding sequence ATGGACTTAACCGAACTATTTTGTGAAATAGATGATTTCTGCCAAGATTGGCTAGCAACTTTTTCATCAATATCTTTCCCTGCCAACGGTAATAGCTTACCAAAACGCTGCGGCCTATCACTGAGCGAGGTCATGACTATTTCTATTCATTTCCATCAGTCAAGCTATCGAACATTTAAGGATTATTACCTCAAAAATGTTTGTCAAAACTTAACTGATTATTTTCCAAAGTTGGTTAGTTACAATAGAATGGTGGAGTTGATGCCAAATGTTTTAATAGCTTGCCTTTATTATCTCAACTCTCGTCAAGGTAAGGTGACTGGAATTAGTTTCGTGGATAGCACGGCTATTCCAGTTTGTCACCCAAAAAGAATTAAAAGAAATAAGGTTTTCAAAGAAACTGCCAAGCTGAGTAAGAGTTCTATGGGATGGTACTTTGGATTCAAGCTTCATTTAATTATTAATGATTGCGGAGAGATATTAAGCTGCAAAATCACACCTGGCAATGTCGATGACCGCACACATTTGCCATCAATGACACAGGGAATATCAGGAAAAATATTTGGAGACAAAGGATATATTAAGAAAGAACTATTTGAAGAATTATTAAATAAAGGATTGCAGCTAATTACGCCACTAAAATCTAATATGAAAAACAAGCTCATCTTGATGGATGACAAAATATCACTTCGGAAACGCTCGCTGATTGAAACGGTAAATGACCAGTTAAAAAATATTTGTTATTTAGTCCATTCTCGCCATCGGAGCTTGCATAATTTCATGCTAAATCTGATTACAGCATTAATTGCTTATACTCATCAACCTAAAAAGCCGAGTTTGAAGCTAGATGAGCCTGCTCAAAACTTCTTTAGTATTGTTCCTATTTAG
- a CDS encoding tetratricopeptide repeat protein, translating into MSDSPNPIELLDRACLLAQMGRYEQAEMLLKQYLSIDPKCAEAYALLSLVYGYTQRIELSSIEAARQAVALDPNNSYNYFILTIAYQRRHLPDRAEKSIAIAIKLNPQVAYYFAHQAEVYSDQNRWQEAIESTKRGLELDPEEVSCLKIQFTALLKLRLFSEATKTVHLLLSLYPNDADVHRLIGNLYLKKNEIQRAIIAYQESLRLNPLQPSIQELVRYQTARLKRLQTAKPKQYSTTKKTQHIKNKIYDAGSHQRLKSNKDNDCLSWLHRSVFNVLQKLIR; encoded by the coding sequence ATGAGCGATTCACCGAATCCAATAGAATTACTCGATCGCGCTTGCTTGTTGGCTCAGATGGGACGCTACGAGCAAGCAGAAATGTTACTCAAACAGTATCTATCCATCGACCCAAAATGTGCTGAAGCATATGCTCTATTGTCACTAGTTTATGGCTATACTCAACGAATTGAGCTGTCGTCGATCGAGGCTGCCCGACAAGCAGTGGCATTAGATCCAAACAATAGCTACAACTATTTCATTTTAACAATTGCTTATCAAAGACGTCACTTGCCAGACAGAGCAGAGAAATCGATTGCTATTGCCATTAAGCTTAATCCACAAGTCGCCTATTATTTCGCTCATCAAGCAGAAGTTTATAGCGACCAAAATCGATGGCAAGAAGCGATAGAGTCAACAAAACGCGGATTAGAACTCGATCCAGAAGAAGTCTCTTGCTTAAAAATACAATTTACAGCTTTACTTAAACTGCGCTTATTTTCAGAAGCTACGAAAACTGTGCATCTATTATTATCATTGTATCCCAATGACGCTGACGTACACCGTTTGATTGGAAACTTATATCTCAAGAAAAATGAAATTCAACGAGCAATTATAGCTTATCAAGAAAGTTTGCGACTAAATCCACTTCAACCTTCTATTCAAGAATTAGTAAGATATCAAACTGCTAGGCTAAAAAGATTACAAACAGCCAAACCAAAACAGTATTCAACAACCAAGAAAACACAGCACATAAAAAATAAAATTTATGATGCTGGTAGTCATCAGCGACTGAAATCAAACAAAGATAATGATTGCTTGAGTTGGTTGCACAGGTCTGTTTTTAATGTTTTGCAAAAGCTAATTAGATAG
- a CDS encoding stage II sporulation protein M codes for MNIQRWIARRQGQWQELDTLLQRAQQRGMKSLSAKEIGTLASLYRSVAADLARANTNQIGETIVQELQALTTRGYSQIYRGSRRQELRGAIDFYLWGLPQVLRDTWGYTAIAFAIFLIGGLIAWWFAWQDASFMSLIVPQSLIEKVRDRGQLWMGSILGTEPFAASSIAINNLSVCFRMVGGGILAGIWTIYALFYNGLLIGAIATLVGQNGLAYPFWAFVFPHGSLELPAIFIAGGAGLLIARGLLFPGRYRRRDALRIYGLQAAQLVMGLVPMLLIAGAIEGFISPQEFIPSPVKYIVGTGLFILLTLYTLRRDPLRAST; via the coding sequence ATGAATATTCAACGCTGGATCGCACGCCGCCAAGGGCAATGGCAAGAACTCGATACTCTGCTCCAACGCGCCCAACAGCGCGGGATGAAATCTTTAAGTGCGAAAGAAATCGGCACGCTGGCTAGCCTATATCGATCGGTAGCCGCAGATTTGGCGCGTGCCAATACCAACCAAATTGGCGAAACGATCGTCCAAGAACTCCAAGCACTCACAACTCGCGGCTACAGTCAGATCTATCGCGGTTCTAGGCGGCAAGAATTACGCGGCGCGATCGATTTCTATCTGTGGGGTTTACCGCAGGTATTGCGGGATACTTGGGGGTATACAGCAATTGCCTTTGCGATCTTTTTAATTGGCGGACTGATCGCCTGGTGGTTTGCATGGCAAGATGCGAGTTTTATGTCGCTCATAGTCCCACAATCGCTAATTGAAAAAGTACGCGATCGCGGCCAACTTTGGATGGGTTCGATCTTAGGTACCGAACCTTTTGCAGCTAGTAGTATCGCGATTAATAATCTCAGCGTTTGTTTTCGGATGGTCGGCGGCGGAATATTAGCAGGGATCTGGACGATTTATGCCCTGTTTTATAATGGGTTATTAATTGGTGCGATCGCTACATTAGTCGGTCAAAATGGTCTAGCTTATCCATTTTGGGCATTTGTTTTTCCCCACGGTTCGTTAGAGTTACCTGCAATTTTTATTGCTGGCGGTGCTGGTTTATTAATTGCTAGAGGACTGTTATTTCCCGGTCGCTACCGTCGGCGAGATGCCCTACGCATTTATGGTTTACAGGCTGCCCAATTAGTGATGGGGTTAGTCCCCATGTTACTGATTGCTGGCGCGATCGAAGGTTTCATTTCACCGCAAGAATTTATTCCTAGTCCGGTTAAATATATAGTGGGAACTGGTTTATTTATTTTACTAACGCTCTACACATTACGTCGCGATCCGCTTCGAGCTTCAACTTAA
- the hemH gene encoding ferrochelatase has product MGRLGVLLLNLGGPEQLSDVRPFLFNLFSDPEIIRIPIAALQKPLAWLISSSRAKKSQANYEKIGGGSPLRRITEEQARALESQLRSRGEDVKVYIGMRYWHPFTEDALTQIKRDEIEQLVILPLYPQFSISTSGSSFRLIEKIWSENPQLKPPKYTVIADWYKEPGYLQAMSELICAQIDNCPNPDDAHVFFSAHGVPVSYVEEAGDPYQTEIEECTELIMRTIGRRNAYSLAYQSKVGPIEWLQPYTEDAIVELADKGVSELVVVPISFVSEHIETLEEIDIEYREIAEEAGIHTFNRVPALDTNPVFIQTLVDLVLRAAAAPSLDINRVTQMKKKIKMYPQEKWEWGLTTAAEVWNGRLAMLGFIGIVVELISGRGPLHLFGIL; this is encoded by the coding sequence ATGGGTCGATTAGGGGTTTTACTACTGAATTTGGGCGGACCGGAGCAATTATCGGATGTGCGTCCGTTCTTGTTTAACCTGTTTTCCGACCCTGAGATTATTCGGATTCCAATTGCGGCTCTGCAAAAACCGTTAGCATGGCTGATCTCTAGTTCGCGAGCGAAGAAATCTCAAGCAAATTATGAAAAAATTGGTGGCGGCTCCCCACTACGTCGCATCACAGAAGAACAAGCTCGCGCCCTAGAGAGTCAATTGCGATCGCGAGGTGAAGATGTCAAAGTTTACATTGGAATGCGCTATTGGCACCCATTTACCGAAGATGCACTGACTCAAATTAAGCGGGATGAGATCGAGCAATTAGTTATTTTACCTTTGTATCCCCAGTTTTCAATCAGTACTAGCGGTTCTAGTTTTCGGCTGATCGAAAAAATCTGGAGCGAAAATCCGCAGCTCAAGCCACCGAAATATACGGTCATTGCCGATTGGTATAAAGAGCCAGGTTATCTCCAAGCAATGTCCGAGCTGATCTGCGCTCAAATCGATAACTGCCCCAATCCGGACGACGCGCATGTGTTTTTTAGCGCGCACGGCGTACCCGTGAGCTATGTAGAAGAAGCAGGCGATCCTTACCAAACCGAGATCGAGGAATGCACCGAACTAATCATGCGCACGATCGGGCGCAGAAATGCATATTCCCTAGCATATCAAAGTAAGGTCGGCCCGATCGAATGGCTGCAACCCTACACCGAAGATGCGATCGTCGAACTAGCCGATAAAGGTGTCAGCGAGTTGGTAGTAGTGCCAATTAGCTTTGTCTCCGAGCATATTGAAACCCTCGAAGAAATCGATATCGAATATCGCGAAATCGCCGAAGAAGCTGGTATCCATACGTTCAATCGCGTACCTGCTTTGGATACTAACCCCGTTTTCATCCAAACACTCGTCGATCTAGTCCTCAGAGCCGCAGCAGCCCCCAGTCTGGACATTAATCGCGTCACCCAGATGAAGAAGAAAATTAAGATGTACCCCCAAGAAAAATGGGAATGGGGACTCACAACGGCTGCGGAAGTCTGGAACGGTCGTCTGGCAATGCTGGGCTTCATTGGCATCGTCGTCGAACTCATCAGCGGTCGCGGCCCCTTACATCTATTTGGGATATTGTAG
- a CDS encoding tetratricopeptide repeat protein, translated as MKPIQMAVTLIALTSAFELGRAQIAMGYVANYETERQSQWSQASPIPTNTKLLEQGHKKQEQEDFVGAIADYTEFLKSNPNHVEGYSNRGFARAMTNDLQGAIQDFNRALEISPNNADVYNARGNVNAMVGNLSASIRDFNRAIRCDRNFADAYYNRAISRHSLGDRRGAKLDLSQAAKLFQQQKDLGGYQQAREWIDKLK; from the coding sequence ATGAAACCAATTCAAATGGCCGTTACACTGATTGCGTTGACTAGTGCCTTTGAGTTAGGTAGAGCACAGATAGCCATGGGTTATGTCGCTAATTATGAGACCGAACGGCAATCGCAGTGGTCGCAAGCCAGCCCCATCCCTACAAATACTAAGTTATTAGAACAGGGACATAAAAAACAGGAGCAAGAAGACTTTGTTGGAGCAATTGCTGACTATACAGAATTTTTGAAGTCCAATCCCAATCATGTTGAAGGCTACAGCAATCGTGGGTTTGCTAGGGCGATGACCAACGATCTCCAAGGTGCAATTCAAGATTTCAATCGCGCGCTCGAAATCTCACCCAACAATGCCGACGTCTATAATGCCAGAGGTAACGTCAATGCCATGGTGGGCAATCTCAGTGCGTCAATTCGCGACTTTAACCGGGCGATTCGTTGCGATCGTAATTTTGCTGATGCTTATTATAATCGCGCGATTAGCAGACACAGTTTGGGCGATCGGCGCGGCGCGAAATTGGATCTCAGTCAAGCTGCCAAATTATTTCAGCAACAAAAAGATCTCGGCGGCTATCAGCAGGCACGAGAATGGATCGACAAATTAAAATAG
- a CDS encoding PP2C family protein-serine/threonine phosphatase, whose product MNYEPQIMSVIALQEQVINLNRQQKKTHELLSNLGFALRSFKNLNQFLELIPLMVTRVTDSEGGAIILFKKTGQLQIQQLHCQGEGNCNELRKRIEMAIFQTLTDVSEGKEISFHTDFWEKLESRIELDIDYRIHIFRTPILLESGERGRLYVFTRNPSYEWTLDRQKLLQLVADQTAVAIHNDELTVELRKKERLDRELEIGAEIQERLLPKKFPDIPGLELAACYLNADRVGGDYYDFIPANYDRLTEKQTDTNATTKWSITIGDVMGKGVPAGLIMTMTRGMLRAEVLNGHSPSRILQHLNRVMYADLENSSRFVTLFYSEYDPATNILTYTNAAHNPPLYWQAATNRILRLDTQGMLIGLDADSQYEEAQVKLHQGDTIIYYTDGFTDAANQDGERFNEDNLIYTFHTACQQQLSSQGILDKIVSTLHTFTGNERNNGDDMTMVVLKVE is encoded by the coding sequence ATGAATTATGAACCACAAATTATGTCAGTAATTGCTCTCCAAGAACAAGTCATAAATCTCAATCGTCAGCAAAAGAAAACTCACGAGCTACTGAGTAATTTAGGGTTTGCACTGAGAAGTTTTAAAAATCTCAATCAATTTCTAGAATTGATTCCCTTGATGGTCACACGGGTGACCGATAGCGAAGGCGGCGCGATTATCCTGTTCAAAAAAACCGGACAATTGCAAATTCAGCAGCTCCACTGTCAGGGTGAAGGTAATTGTAACGAGCTGCGCAAAAGGATCGAAATGGCTATTTTCCAAACCCTGACAGATGTTTCTGAAGGCAAAGAAATTAGTTTTCATACAGATTTTTGGGAAAAATTAGAAAGTCGCATCGAACTGGATATTGACTATCGAATTCATATATTCAGGACGCCAATCTTACTTGAAAGCGGCGAGCGCGGACGATTATATGTATTTACGCGCAATCCTAGCTACGAATGGACACTCGATCGGCAAAAGCTACTACAATTAGTTGCCGATCAAACTGCCGTAGCCATCCATAACGACGAACTAACCGTCGAATTACGCAAGAAAGAAAGACTCGATCGCGAGTTAGAAATTGGAGCCGAAATTCAAGAACGCTTACTACCGAAAAAATTTCCAGATATTCCAGGCTTAGAACTAGCCGCCTGCTATCTCAATGCCGATCGCGTCGGTGGCGATTATTATGATTTTATTCCCGCTAATTACGATAGGCTGACGGAGAAGCAAACAGACACCAATGCCACCACTAAGTGGAGTATCACTATTGGGGATGTCATGGGTAAAGGCGTTCCCGCAGGGCTGATTATGACGATGACGCGGGGAATGTTGCGGGCGGAAGTGTTAAATGGTCACTCACCGTCACGCATCCTTCAACATCTCAATCGGGTAATGTATGCCGATCTCGAAAATTCCAGTCGGTTTGTGACGCTGTTCTATTCAGAATACGATCCAGCAACCAATATTCTGACATATACTAATGCCGCCCACAATCCACCTTTATACTGGCAAGCCGCGACAAATCGGATTTTGCGACTCGATACTCAGGGCATGTTAATCGGACTCGATGCCGATTCTCAATATGAGGAAGCTCAAGTTAAACTCCATCAGGGAGATACGATTATTTATTACACAGATGGGTTTACCGACGCAGCTAACCAGGATGGCGAAAGGTTCAATGAAGATAATCTTATTTATACCTTTCATACTGCCTGCCAGCAGCAATTAAGCTCTCAAGGTATTCTCGATAAAATTGTCTCGACTCTCCACACCTTCACTGGCAACGAGCGCAATAATGGGGATGATATGACGATGGTGGTATTAAAGGTGGAGTAA
- the ftsY gene encoding signal recognition particle-docking protein FtsY, with the protein MVFNWFRRKFDNPEPDSSKDSEQTVESAPEQLETPAADEAAPEPVSNEVATDYLAWAKAAYQNIQQQESAAAQAAATVAEEVTDAVAPVLAVEEATTEPLAVAVESEASDIEAPTVIISDTAEATTSDAEDLPIWARDDRQQRLEQLKASAIETAEPEAQTPDIALDDDFLWSAKVLADRGRTPEQVSLDEINWLKKLRQGLDKTRRGFVNQLKALIGQGPLNADAVESIETLLLQADVGIEATDYVIETLQTKLRQEALPPEAAIAYLKQILRDLLDKPFESNYSSEFLPESNQLNIWLLVGVNGVGKTTTIGKLAHMSQSSGYKCLIAAGDTFRAAAVEQVKVWGQRSGIEVIANPGQNTDPAAVVFDAISAARSRETELLLVDTAGRLQNKKNLMDELSKIRRIIDKQASTAQIESLLVLDATLGQNGLRQAQVFAEAAKLSGVILTKLDGTAKGGVALAVVQQLGLPIRFIGAGEGIEDLRPFSSYEFVEALLSG; encoded by the coding sequence ATGGTTTTTAACTGGTTTCGCCGGAAGTTCGACAATCCCGAACCCGATTCTAGCAAGGACTCGGAACAAACTGTAGAATCTGCACCAGAGCAGCTTGAGACGCCAGCAGCAGATGAGGCAGCTCCAGAGCCAGTTAGCAATGAGGTGGCAACTGACTATTTGGCGTGGGCAAAAGCTGCATATCAAAATATTCAGCAGCAAGAATCCGCAGCAGCACAAGCCGCCGCGACGGTAGCAGAAGAAGTCACAGATGCCGTCGCACCCGTCTTGGCGGTTGAGGAGGCTACTACAGAGCCACTAGCCGTTGCTGTAGAGTCGGAAGCGAGTGATATTGAAGCTCCGACGGTAATTATTAGCGACACTGCTGAAGCAACCACCTCAGATGCCGAAGATCTGCCGATTTGGGCGCGAGACGACCGTCAACAGCGATTGGAACAGCTCAAGGCATCGGCGATCGAAACTGCCGAACCAGAGGCCCAGACGCCAGATATCGCGCTCGATGATGATTTCTTATGGTCGGCAAAAGTGCTTGCCGATCGCGGACGGACTCCGGAGCAAGTATCCTTAGATGAGATTAATTGGCTCAAAAAATTACGCCAAGGTTTAGACAAAACGCGGCGGGGATTTGTCAATCAATTAAAAGCCCTGATCGGTCAAGGCCCACTCAATGCCGATGCGGTAGAATCGATCGAGACTTTATTGCTCCAAGCCGATGTGGGGATTGAAGCAACGGACTATGTAATTGAGACATTGCAGACTAAATTGCGCCAAGAAGCCTTACCACCAGAGGCAGCAATCGCCTACCTCAAACAAATTTTACGAGACTTGCTCGATAAGCCTTTTGAGTCTAATTACTCATCAGAATTTTTGCCCGAATCTAACCAATTAAATATTTGGTTGTTGGTGGGAGTCAATGGCGTCGGGAAAACTACCACTATTGGTAAGCTCGCTCACATGAGCCAATCGTCGGGTTATAAATGTCTGATTGCGGCTGGTGATACGTTTCGAGCTGCCGCAGTCGAACAAGTCAAAGTTTGGGGACAACGGAGCGGCATCGAAGTAATTGCCAACCCCGGTCAAAATACCGACCCCGCAGCGGTAGTTTTTGATGCAATTAGTGCTGCTCGATCGCGCGAAACTGAGTTACTATTAGTCGATACCGCCGGACGGTTACAAAATAAAAAAAATCTCATGGACGAGTTGAGCAAGATCCGTCGGATTATAGACAAACAAGCCAGTACAGCTCAGATAGAATCATTGCTAGTACTCGATGCTACTTTAGGCCAAAATGGTTTGCGCCAAGCTCAAGTTTTTGCTGAGGCGGCGAAGTTAAGTGGTGTAATTTTGACCAAATTAGATGGCACGGCTAAAGGCGGCGTCGCATTAGCGGTGGTGCAACAACTGGGTTTACCAATTCGATTTATCGGTGCTGGTGAGGGCATCGAAGATTTAAGACCTTTTTCTAGTTATGAATTTGTTGAGGCTTTATTAAGTGGTTAG
- the nusB gene encoding transcription antitermination factor NusB has translation MKAQTIARELALLALPQLSKAQKKLAQSQPRELQLTLEEMMLKAISTLREETQEALEAATAELQRSNDRLLNSQTRASDVEGARVMTAEAIELVQTAINRLGQALEMPETINNFNRPDVRSYALELLVKATEETAQVDLLLSKSIVDWQLGRLPKIDRDILRLAVTEIVYLGLEERIAINEAIELAKRYSDDQGRKLINGVLRRVTEQLKSGV, from the coding sequence ATGAAAGCTCAAACTATCGCTCGTGAGTTAGCCCTGCTAGCTCTACCCCAGTTATCAAAGGCGCAAAAGAAGTTAGCGCAATCGCAACCTCGCGAATTACAATTGACTCTAGAAGAGATGATGCTCAAAGCCATCTCGACACTCAGAGAAGAGACTCAAGAAGCATTAGAAGCGGCTACGGCAGAATTACAACGCAGTAATGACAGGCTGTTAAATAGCCAAACCAGGGCTAGCGACGTCGAGGGGGCTAGAGTCATGACCGCCGAAGCGATCGAATTAGTGCAGACTGCGATCAATCGGCTCGGACAAGCTTTAGAGATGCCAGAGACAATTAATAATTTCAATCGTCCCGACGTGCGTAGCTATGCCCTCGAACTATTGGTCAAGGCGACCGAAGAAACCGCTCAGGTCGATCTGCTCTTAAGTAAAAGTATCGTTGATTGGCAGCTCGGTCGCTTGCCTAAAATCGATCGAGATATCCTCAGACTGGCGGTTACAGAAATAGTCTATTTAGGCTTAGAAGAACGGATTGCGATTAATGAAGCCATCGAATTGGCCAAACGCTATAGTGACGACCAAGGTCGCAAGTTGATTAATGGCGTCCTGCGACGAGTCACCGAACAACTCAAATCGGGGGTCTAA